One Carettochelys insculpta isolate YL-2023 chromosome 1, ASM3395843v1, whole genome shotgun sequence genomic window, TCTCTGTTTGCCTTTTAGAGATTAACATAATCTCCAAGCTCCTTACCTTTGCTTGCACAGCCAAATGTTTAGTATGTCCTGAATTATCATAACTTGAGCTGGCACTGTTAGTCACTTTGGGACTAAACTCGACCGGCAAACTTTGATGTTGGAAGGGCAATATATCCTAATGCTGGAGCTCTGTTTTATATTAAAATCTAACAACTGTAATATCTCTGTAATTGGTTGTGTTCAGCTAAACACTAGGCACTGAAAATGTAAAACACAGTAAACTGTGTGACAGACCAGCAGATTAATAAATCTTGGCAGAGCTAGGAAACAGTTTGACTTTATCACTTTCAATAtgctcaatatcttcattgaTTAAAAGAGCCTCCCAATAACCATGTCCCAAAAATACCAATAGTTGCTTAATTCTGCAGACCATagtttgaaaatgtgtgttgCAGGTGGTTGAATATCAAGAGACCCTTCCTAATGCATTAAATTTCCACAGACAGTTGGTAATCAAAGACTATTATAATTCTTGGAACATCCACTTTTGTTCTTTCTCTCGGGCAAGGGCGATCAATTTCTGGGGAGCCTAAGCTCGCTTTCACAAAATAAAACTAAGTTTTCAGATGTCCTATTAAAATTTACGCTATTTAAAGACGTGGAAGTTCCATTTTCTTCTCTGCATATTGTAAACTACAAAAATGAGCTTTTGATCCCCTCAGTCTGAGATCTCAAGCTGGTCACAgcaataggtttttttttaaatgtttgcaggcaAATGCTATATGCTGCTGAGATGCCAACCTAGGGAAAGTCTGTAATGTCGCATCTCTCTTAGACTCTGAGTAAGAAGGCAGAGTTTCTTGAGGCATCCAAAGTAATTCTAATGCTGCCAGAATTAATTCTGCCAAGTAGTATGATAGTACATGTCTCCTCGGTTGTGTTGCCCAGAAGTGGGTACCCCAATTTGTATTCTAAGTTCTACTGAGAGAGTCTGCTTCCAGCTTATTTTGTGCTCCTAAAATCAGAAAATTCACCAGTTGCTTATTCTCCTTGCTTACCCGTTCCTGCCCATTACCAATTCTGCTCTCTGAAACAAAGCCTGAGTTCATCCTTAGTTTGATCTGTCCATTGCTAAAATCACTATTCGTGCCGGAACTGCTTTCTGATGGAGAATTGTGATTCCTCCTTTTATGATGGTCCCTGCACTCAGCTTCAGAGGATTTTAGAAAGGTTTGTGGCCTAGCAACTCCATATACAAAATGGTCCCAAAACTAACCCTTGGAGTCATATAGTCACTGAATCCAAATCCAAattgttgttttggttttcagaACATACTCTTCAGAACACAAAACTCCACTTATAACTGTATAAATGTCTCCATCTATGGCCTGTTTACTCATTTTACTTTCCCTTCATACTCTGAAGCGTGTGGTCTCCTGCACATGTTGACCTATCTTTCGAGTTAAAGGCTTTGCAGAGGAAAATAATCATGTAGTCATGTGCACAGAGGCCACTAAATAGAAATCCTTCCTGCAAGTTGCTGTATCTCTTGCTTTATCCAAGGGAAGTGTCTTCGCTGCTCTCTGAATATTGAAACCTTCCATACAGAATATGCCACTCAGTTACTAGAATACTGCTGCAGGGAGTTAGTTACAAACATAGCTTCAAGTTACAATGTAGTTGGGACTGTTATTAACCATGCCCCAGGCTTTAGTCTGAACTACTGGCCCAGTCACAGAACAGTTAAGTTTACAATACATACTGGAATCATAATGTAACTTGGTCCTACAGCTCAGATAATGTTTTTAAACAGCTTTCACTAGAAAGGTTCCTGTTGGCAGTTCCTTGAAGCAGTTCATAACTCTTTTAAAAATGCTATCAATCAAGCTGTTCTGCTGtcctgcagcttctccccagtcaCCACAGATGATTGCACAACTTTCAAATACACTTGTAACCCAGGGAAGACCTGTTAATGCTATCCAGAAAAATGGAGTTAAATGTAACTTTATCTGTATTGACCCTGGCTGTTTCTCTTCTAAACTCTGATGACTTGTGTGCTTGTTAGGTAGGAAGTAATCTTGCTTTTTTGGAAAACAAGAGCAACTATTGTATGTGAGATGGGATTGTGTGAGAGAGGAAGATATTCTGCAGTTCAAAGGAAAAGTTTGCTTTTCATGCATGTGCTTCCCAGCAGAATATAACTGTGTATTCTGTTCCAGATCAAACACATGATGGCTTTCATCGAGCAGGAAGCCAATGAAAAGGCTGAAGAAATAGATGCCAaggtaaaaaacaaaagaagctaTGAGATGTTTTAATGTCAGGCACATCAGAAGGAGTTGGATCACATTTAACATTGAGTTGTTTCCTCGTCAGACCTTCAAAAACAGTTCCATAGTATTTCTAGAAGCTATTTTACTTCTTGTCGTATAATTACTGTATGTGGAGCAAGTTAACTGCTGaataaagtgaaatattttagtTTGTAGCAGTTCACTGAGCTGAAGCTGCTCTTCCACCCTGAATCTCATTAATACCTAGATGTGAAAACATTTGTATGTAAGATCATGTATTAATTTGTTAATACTTCAGAGAAACTCATGGAGGTCTGAGCATGGATTCTTCATAAAACTGGCTGGGTTAAATTGGTCCCTCTAACTTCGCTGGAGTTACGGAGATGAGTGTGACCCATCATACATAGTTTTAGTTAACGCTTGTTTACATGCAAACTGTCACCAACATAACTAAATGGGTTTTAATTCACACATCTTTTTTTGAGTAAGTTTATATGGacacttatttctaaataaaaatagGACAGTTAATCCATTTCTGGCTGTGACTTGCAGCCATGTTAAGGGACCACACCATAGGTTTAAACAGAGGATGTAAAAGCATAAACGCTTCTATGTTAGCAAAATGGAATGCATTATGCCAAAGTTCTAAGGATTCACTAATCAACCTTTAGTTGACTGTTATGACTCAGGAGCAATTACGTCGGTTCATATTGGAAAAGCATGTCTAAAGTATGGATGTGCTTGGAATGATAAGTCAATGTCTTGTTGAAATGAGATTATGAGTTGTGTGCAGCTGCTACCATGTTTtcctgtgtgggagggggaactACCTGTGCTCTAATAAGGTTGCAACTCCTATGTGTATTCTTATTTAAGGCTTAATGGTAAGCCATACAAGAATACTAAATATTACAGCTTTCAACATAGCACAATTATTTACTGATTCATTCAGCATCTCTCatctcctttcctgctgcagtcaaAGATTAAACCAATTCTGGAGTTAAGACAGAATAAGCGTCTTGGACTGTACTTATGGTTGCTCCTAGTTAATTTACTAGTCTTTGCTCTCTAGCTGATACTTGAGTattctatatcatccctgtttcAGGACTAAAAACTGGACAGGAAGGCAAATGATAGGTGCTGAACAAAAATATTGCAATGATCAGATTAACTGACTGGCAGTTATTCAGGCTCTACTTCAGTAAAGAAGATGCtctaatcccactgacttcagtgagatttaAGGAGCATGCTTAAATGGTTTGCTTAATTAGTACCTTGAGTCTCATCACTGAGCCTTGAGTGAAGAAACTCAAGTGTTATCTAAGGAGTCAGTCTCAATTTCAGCCATGTGACTGTTTCTTTGTAGGCAGAAGAAGAGTTCAACATTGAGAAAGGTCGCCTGGTACAGACACAAAGACTGAAAATCATGGAGTACtatgaaaagaaggaaaagcaaaTTGAACAACAGAAGAAAATGTAAGTTGCTTAGGCTGCCTGGCCTGCTACAGTCTTGAAAAATTAGCAGCTTGCCAGCAATACACAATCTTTTGCTGGCAACTGGGAAAGAAGTAACTAAAAACTTCTGAACAAGGTGTATTTTCATgtatgaaaaaaatgtttaagggCCTACTGTTGAGCAGAAAAGTATTTGAATGTAGACAGAAACACTATAGTCTTCCTGAATCTGCAGATGTGCTGTTGCTATTGTTTACAGCTTTCCCAAACACACCAAAACTGTCAAGTCTTCATTAATGTAAAGCTgatcaggcattggcactctttACAGGAAAACAGGGCCCAATAAATTGAAGCTGAGGGGCATATAGGAATGGTAAACTCCAGCTCTTTCCCAGTGGAGAGACTCTGGATTGGTTTGTGGTAAGGTAGAGAAGAGAGACCTATCCTTCCAGCAGCTGAAGGTACATAAGGAGCCTTACTGGCAAGCTTTCAgatacctcagccagaggctaaGTCTAAATAGTCACAATCAGAATGCAGAGATAATAACCTAAAGAGAACAGAAGACGCGGAGAGGTCTTTGTATTACTTTGTGTAACGGATGTCTAGGAAGCTCTATATGCTCTGTTCTGTTCCATCTCTGACACAAATAATTCTATCAGTACTGGTCTTGGTAATCAATTTCTCTTGATTAGAGCTTCTGATTTTGTTGTCACTTGTGCACATTCTGTGGAGGATTTTTACAGTAAGTGCGAAATTATCACGGCTGCTCTTGAATTCAAATAAGTGAACAGGTTTGCACTCTACATATATGTTGCATGAAGCATGCAGTTAAAATATTTGCTGTGCCTCTATTGCTGTTTAAAACTTGACACACTGATTCAATTTTTTCCATACAACTTGCAGTCAGATGTCCAACCTGATGAATCAGGCAAGATTGAAGGTCCTCAAGGCAAGAGATGACCTCATTGCAGTGAGTATATATTGAATTTCTGGTATCAGAAGTTAAGGAATTACATGATCCAACCACTAAACagccatctgttttttttttttatagtgatCTAATGAGATGTGTACTTGAAACATacatagaatttttaaaatggctttgttAGCAGACTTTACAACACATTCTTAGGTAACGGCCTTCTGCACATGTATTTTAGAAAAACCTTACTTTACACTTGCATCAGGTTTTCACAGCTGTTCTTTGCTGTTTAGGGAAGATACATCTGTCTGCCTGGCATCTCAGTTGCAGTCTGGGGTTAAGCTCAGCCCTGGACAGCAGCTGATTGTTATTCACAGAATGGGAAATGTGTTGTACATAACGGAGAGTAAAAAGAGGAAGTAACTGGGAGACAAGAAGCCCACAAAATGCCGAGTTGCTTCATGCAACTAGAGCTTAATGTATGCTGTGATATGGAATGGCTGGGCTTCAGCAAGCTTGACAAGCACCTTTTGTTAACAAATACTACCAACACAAACCAAATAGTGAGCTTTCTCCACATTGGCCCAGAATGGATGGAAAAGCTTTCCTGTTGGTCCATCTGGTGAACAGTTTATCTGGGAGCATAAAGAGTTGTAATCATCTCGTTAGAGATAATATATGAGTTGCATTCAGGGTGAACAACAGGAGCCATACTCCAGTGTTACTAAATGCGTATTTATAGCTTCTGTGAGAAGAACCTACTCATCACACGATACATAAACTCACTTGTCATGTTTGAGGCATACTCTTGTGGGTTTCAGATACTAGGTGATGCTGCTCAAACCTCAGAACAGCCCTGTTTGTGAGGAACTACGGTTTCAAGAATAAAATAATGTCTGTAGTATTGCTTGTTTACTCTGTTATCCTGAAAAGGGGTTATCAGCATAGATACAGTATTTTTGATTCTTTAATCCTACTGCCATGTTTGTCAGCCATTGTGAATTTGGTGAGATTTCTAATACTGTGTATTATaggagaggagggtgaggaaAGAGTTAACTCCATTGTGAAACAATCCATGTTGGATAACCTCTCTTAACCATGCTGTGAGCTGATGCAGTCACATGCTTCTGAGTGGTGCATAAGACATTTCCTTCCTCATTTTAAACTATTTCAAGTCCTGTTGTACTAGCTCAATCTTACTTTGTCGTTACTTAGTCTTTGCAAGGCTGGACAGTAAGGATGGGAACTTCCAGAAATTCTGTATTCTAGGGCAGAAGGCATAACTAGGTTTGACAATGAGAGGAACTTGGGATGGTCTTGTTAATACTTTTAGCATTCGAAGCATAATACACACTCTTATTTATCAAAACCAACTTTCCTGACCCAGGGAATCGTGTGTTTGTGTTTCCCTGTatctgtttgttttgtgttttaaaagttATAACAGGATATCCATGGGCTTGCATCTACAGATATATGTACATTTCCGTTcagtgaggggaaggaggggacgGAAATGTATTCCATTCAAAACTTTaggatattttattttctttgcactTTTCGGAAAGAATACTTAaagtggaggtgggaggggaattaTAGAGCAGCAGCAGAAATCCTTAAACGCTGACTCCTAAAACAGTGTGAAGGCCCTATCTGCTGTGAGGCTGGTTGCTCTGTTGCCTCAAAACTGGGGAGCCAGagtttaatttcaaaatttaTACTCAGGTTGATAGCTGCAGCATTTTACATAATTCACAACAGACAAATAGAGGTCCATAACCATACTTGTTTAAGTTCTTTCAATAGACGAATGAACAAAATACCTATTTTTATTGACAAAAACAAGACACTAGGagctattaaaaataaatagcaaaTCAGGGATCTGGGCTGATAGAAAAATTAGTCTTCCTTAGGCCATGTTTAGGACATACTCTACTGCTTTGATTATACTGTATTGACTTTATCTTGGGTTATTTAACTTCTCAAATATGTAGACAGCCAGAATGAACACTCAGGAAGAATATTGCTATTCTTTCGGACTGAATACAGTCTAAATGTAATGTCCCCTGCTGTACTACTCGCTCAGAATGGACTCTTAGCTGTCCAGTTCTAGCACGCTGTATGTAATCATTTTACAGACTTGCATTTTGCATGTGAAGAATTTCAGTATAATTTTGGGTTGGGAAAAAATAATTGTAGTCAGCTGCTCTCTAAGTCTGCAGTAAATCATAGAAACCTAGGGACCTCAAGGCATCACCTGTTAATGTTATCTCAGCCTTGGAGTAATTTATACCTAGAgtattcctgacaggtgttttgtcTAACGTGTTAGAATCTCTCAGTTATGGGGATTCCACATCCGCCCTAGGATGTTCCAATCTTTTACTAGCCTTATAAAGTTTTCTTAATAGCAAACCTACACTATCTTTACTTCAAACTAGGCAAATTACTTCTTATTCCACCCTCAGTTGCCAGGGGAAACAATTGATTACTATTTTCTGTATGGCAACCTTTTACATATTTTAAGACTTCTCTTCAGACTAAatgttctgaattttttttcaacCGCTTAATAGATTAGATTTTCTAACCCTCTTGCTGttttgttggtcttctctggatTCTATCCAGTTTGCCCATCTCTTGAAGTGTGGTCCCAAAATGTTTTACagttctccagctgaggccccaCTCAGGCTCAGGAGAATGAGATAGTTACCTCACAATGCATAAGTCAGACATTCCTGTTAATGTGTGATtgtgtttctttgttttgcttttttgcagtAGCATCAGACTGGATCATTCAGTTCATGGGAAGTAAATGGCTAGGAAGCCTAGGTATTATAGTGGCCCATATTTtgtgtgcatttgtttttatttgcctttttttttcattcctaaGTGTAGTTTGTGGCAGTTGTCATTGACTTtagtcttgttgatttcagaccagttctccatgATCTACTGTCCTACTGAAGCAGCAGACAGTAGGAGAAACAATCTAGCTCATTCAGCTAGAATAGTATTAACTATTTGAATAAGCATTGCTAGTAGATAATCCTTTAATGCAGTAGAAACTCAGCATTAAAAACATCTCTTGTATGGAGGTTGTTCCTAATTTTGAACAATACATtatggtggttctttcaaaagtttataactgaacattgacttaatatggcttaaatgctgctttccctttatttcAGTAGATTTTATTTAACATAGTATTGTACTACTGTATTAGTGGTTGGCTGTTTTCCTCTATACCACTGCCTCTGtgtgtacttccagttccaaatgcaGTTTGTGGTTATCTGCTTACTTTATCTGCtgttgtaactctgaggttctacggTACTATGATTTTCCTTTTCTGGAACAAGAAATTCATAATTATTCACTTTGTGTACTGAACTGGGTAGTGTGGAAAGAAAACTTTTGTGAAGAAAACCTTTTGCTTCACGCACACACAGATGAGGTTCTGGATTGATTTATCATGTGCAGTACAAGCTTATGTATTGGCATGGTGAATAGCTGCACTAAGAATACAGGAGGATGATAGGCATAGAACCAAACGGACAAGTAGAGGGACTTTTGCTGACCTGATCTCTTCTTTGTATAGGATTTGCTGCATGAGGCTAAGCAAAGACTTGCCAAAGTGGTGAAGGATACTGCCAGGTACCAGACATTGCTGGATGGGCTGGTTCTGCAGGTAATACTCAAGCCATAGTAAAAGGCTGACTGCACCCCTAGGCTCAAACAAACTATCTGTAGAAGTACCGCTACTGTTTGAACACTTCCTAGAATGGGCATTTTTAAAGCTATCATTtcaaacaatgttccctctaatgtgtTTTGGCTGTGCACTGAGCcatgtgcaaatgtacaccaCTAACAGAAGCAAAAGCCTAACAGCgggagctctgctgatcagctgggtggcatttgaaactCTCCTGAGCTGCCGCACAAGCAcacggcttacagggaacgctgctttcAAACTGTATTTCCCAGTCTTAGCTCACAAGGCCCCATTGTACTTGAGTTCTGGTGTGAGCTGGAGCAAAAAGTTTAAATTCTTGAGCACCGTCCTCTGAGTATGAGAGAAACAGGATAATTGTTCCCTCTTAACCTGTCTTTAGCTTTAGCTcacatttcaagagagatgtgcACATTGCAAATTTTTACTGCACATGCTCAGGATGAGCTCCTCAAATGCATATTGTAGGCACCATTCCCCCTGTCACCCTCCAGCTTAGGAAAGCACCCTGTCATGTTTTTCATTCCCAACTTGACACCAAATCCAGACTACTTTGGTTGTAGCTTTgagcagtttttttttcttctgtgataGTTGCTTCTCTCATAAACCACATGTATATGCTAAAAATTCCCCTTTAGGCCTTCTGGCCCCATAAGTAGTATTTTTGTAAATCTTGCAAATTCAGGCAAAGATTTTAATGGAAACTAGTACATCAACTATAGTGGCTACCATGGACAACTGCTCTAATACAAGGGCTTAGCCTAAATCTTAACCCAGTTGCTTTAGCTAGGAACACTTTAAAGTGTGATTTTTGGTTTTCTCCTTTGCAGTCAGTCTCTGTTCTCTTGCAAGTCTCTGTTTTGATCCAGTATTTCTTTCCTGTTGACAGACATAGACCCCTTAATGTCAAGGGTGCCTTGAAACCTGTAATCTACTTTGCTCCATAGCAGAGATCAATAGTGTGCTTCTAACTGCTTGACTTCCTGTTAGGCCCTGTCTGCCGCTGCTCACTTGTACTCTGGGGGAAATCAACCTCTCTCTTTTGGAAAGAACGTTTTGTCTCGATCAAAAGTCTGATGCATATTGTGGTCACCACTTCATACTACTGTCCGCTTATTTCTGTAACCATTTTGCACAGTTTGTGATACCTGTTTGAAGACAAAAGACTGCTGAAGGCCTTAACCAGAAGCTCAGtctagttcccaaacttttcagcatcacgcccccttttgatttttgagagaccctcatgcccccccccccccccccccgccacaactggtcagctgcctgagccccgtgccagccaccagagctgcccacaccagctgcctgcctgcctgagccctgtgctgccaaagCTGCCTGTCCAAACTGACCGagccccacagcaacccacctgtcagcccaagctgcccaagccctgcagtgccagggacagccacccaagccccacaagctcctcccctcccccaaaaccaggcacccccagcccccagctcattCCACCCCCTCCTTCaagccagcactcccagcccccccaaccccatcctcctccctctctcctccccaacccacactcgctCCCCTTTGTAAGAGGCAGCTAACTCCCTGTGGGtgtttgccggctgcctgctttttatagtggctgtgctgggttggcaacgtgaaatggcaggggctgacagctggaagcaaaggccagctttttctttgggtgcgggggatgatgggggggctgggttgcatTGTGcccccccttggaatttcttcgtgccccccagtttgggaaaccatggtctagtgTGTAACTATTGACTCCTGAGTTTGCTATTTCTAATTCTTCTCAGTGAACCCTCTGTGTTGTCCAGATTTAGTTCCTGTTGCGCTCCAAAGTAAGGATTGCTTACTTCCTGCATGATCAAAACCTTAGCTTGTAGCTAAAGGATTGTCCACTGATAGTCAGTCCACTTTCAGAGTGACAGTAAAAAGGGGACTTATAACCAATGATCTTTACTCTATGAAATAAGTAATGGCACAAAGTTGCTTAGTCTTGTAACTAACCCCAAGAAATGAGAGGAACTAAGGTGATGAGTTTCCTTCATTCATTTCCTGCTAACTTAGTTGTCTCATACAGGGTTTCTACCAGCTGCTTGAGCCTAGATTGACTGTCCGTTGCCGGAAACAGGATCTCCCTCTGGTTAAGGTAAGAGGGTTCTGGTTAGAATAGCATAAAATGTCTCCATAAACAAAGTCATGGTATTGTGACTGCAAAGTTCCCCTGCTTGAAACCTGGTAGGTAAGGCAGTAGGGCAATTCATTACAAAGTAAAATACTTCTGTTGAAAATGCCCAGTCTCTGGCATTATCTGCTCATCAGGCTGGGCAGTGTCTTCCTTTGTTTGAAAAGCCCCTATCAAACTTTAGGCACTGCCATAATATAAAGAATGATTAAGGCTCAAGGGTGAGGGaggaaaacacatttttcaaaatacGCAGGTTATAACCATTTCTCCTACAGTACCACCTTCCTAGTGAGGATGAATAAATTTGTGACATTTAGTTGCTTATGTCCCCGGCATGTCTGTTCCACTAACACAAAATAAGTAGCCAGCAGTTCTGTGCAATGCTGGCAGAGGATCCCAAGTGTCTTCACATATCTGGCCTGAAGTGGAATATCTAATATGTTCTAGGCGGCTGTACAGAAGAGCATCCCCATCTACAAAGCTGCTACCAAAAAAGACATTGATGTTCACATTGATCAACAGACATTCCTGCCAGAAGATATGTAAGCAAAACAGTAGCTTTTAGTGCTGGGTAATAACTTGCTGGGGATTTAATCCACTGATAGTATATGTTGAGGGAGTCTGAAACATCTCTCTTTGGAAATGACAAAAGGGGTACAAATGAGACAGCATCTGCCACGAGGTTATGGGAGTTGGCGTCTCCTGACTCTCAAGATCTAGCCTGCTGTGCTGTTTCCCAGGCaacaaaataactttttgttGAAGCACCCCCCTCAGCCCAGTTCGCTACACAGAGGCAGGCTTGGTCTAGTCAGTAGCAGCTAGAAACTAAGTACAGTTTGTTAGTCAAAGGTGAAAGGAATGCAAGTGCCTTCCAAGCTAAAGGTTCAATATAAAGCAAAGAACAAAGTCACGAGGGGGGATGTGTGAGTTATAGGCATCCCACTGATAGGCTGTGTCCTCCAAAACTGCCAGAAGGATGGTTCTTTAACATGGAGTAGACACTTGCATGATGTGCTTTAGTTTAGATGTCataaacttttatttatttatttatttatataaaaactATAAATGATACAAGAGATTACTCTTGTAAATGTATCTGTGTAGTATATTTCATCTCTTCCTAAAATCTGAAAATTAGCTCTCATAGCCTAATTCATATTGATTTGGTGCTGGACAGGAAGCTCCACTGGTTATTTCAATCATTTTTCATACCTAAAATTTCCACAGCTCCTGTCTATACTTAAAACTAGATGGTGATGATCCTTGCCCATTAGCATGCTCTGCAAACACCATTGTTAGCAATGTCTCATTCTCTTTATCAAATTATCCTATCCTCCAACATAAGGAGAGTATGACTTAAGTCTGTTTAAAGGCAGAAAGGAGGCCGCGCGCTTCTTTTGATTAATCTTTGAGACACATTGTAGTAGTTTGGAAGAGTGGCTGTTTGTAAAGTTGATCTGTTATAATGTCCATTTTCTCTCTAGTGCTGGAGGTGTTGAGATCTATAACAGTGATGGTAAAATCAAGGTTTCCAATACCCTGGAAAGCCGGCTAGAACTCATAGCCCAGCAGGTGAGCTTGAGAAAGAGGGATCTGGATCCTTCCCTATTCAATCTGCTAGACTTTCTTCTTTCGAGTTGTTGTGTTCATCTTGGGTGGTAAAGTGAataagcttattttgaattcagcATACTTTAGGCTCAAGCATCCTTTTAATATTCAAAGTAATATACAGGGGGATCATGCTCTAACAAGCAAAGGGTTGCAAAAAGTGGATAtacttgagggggaaaaaaactagCTGGTTATTTGGTGGTTGGGGAGAAATACATCTGTTCCACAGCAAGAAGTCCTTTCTTCAGACTTTGGCTTCTCAGGAACCTAGCTGAGCATAAAACTCTGAAGACCCAAACCACACTGAAAGATCCTGTTACTGATTAACACAAAAACAGATGGTGTTCATAAAGCTGCACTACTAGTGTCAGTACATGGGCTAGTAGAATCAGTCCACTAGACAATATCAGAATCTTCTCAAGTCCAGTGTAGAAGGAAGACCATGCCGACAACACCATCCCTCCAGTGAATCTTGATCTTGACAATATAGAGCTCTATATTCTGGCATAGAATTAGGCCAAGCTAATCTAAAAGCAATTCTGTGTCCATAGCTAATTACAGGCAATGGATTTGAGCTAAATGGGGCAATTACATGCCTGAGCTGAACAGATGATCCCAGCTCAAGCTGCAATAATGTTAGTAATTGCAGTCTTCTGTTTGCTCACAATGTGAGAGCACCACCAGAAGTTGGTGGGTGAACTTGCATATCCACTAAAGAATTGGCAGCACTGACAGAAGTAGTCACTCCTGTGATGTCTCCAGCAGGGATCTGCTGTCTAGGATTTCTTAACTTCTGTGCATGTTAGGGTGCTATTGTTGCTTAACTATTTTAGTATTTATTACTGTGTTCTACACTAAGCCTCTAATTGCCCTATGTGCTCTCTCAACAGATGATGCCAGAAATCAGAGGGGCGCTCTTTGGTGCCAATGCCAACAGGAAGTTTTTGGACTAAGCCTGAGGGAAAGTGGAATCTCTTCCACTGCCATATTGAggagagaggcaaaaaaagcCTGTCCATTTAAAACCTAAAAATGTACCTTTCAGTGCTATCATGTGTTGTCCAATATGTGTTCTTCAGTGGAATAATTTTGCCTATCTGATGTGCTTTGCCTGACTTATCCAGTGGTTACAATGCATTGATGAACATGAGGTGAAGACCACTCCCTTGAGAAGTGATACTGGAATACAGATGCAGTTGGAATATTGTCTTGTCCTGCACTCCCATGGCTATCATAAGATTAGTAATTGTGAAATACCATTCTTCCCATGGGAGCACCCTTTCCAGTTAAGAGCTTCTCGATGTTCTGTTAAACAGAGG contains:
- the ATP6V1E1 gene encoding V-type proton ATPase subunit E 1, with protein sequence MALSDADVQKQIKHMMAFIEQEANEKAEEIDAKAEEEFNIEKGRLVQTQRLKIMEYYEKKEKQIEQQKKIQMSNLMNQARLKVLKARDDLIADLLHEAKQRLAKVVKDTARYQTLLDGLVLQGFYQLLEPRLTVRCRKQDLPLVKAAVQKSIPIYKAATKKDIDVHIDQQTFLPEDIAGGVEIYNSDGKIKVSNTLESRLELIAQQMMPEIRGALFGANANRKFLD